A section of the Branchiostoma lanceolatum isolate klBraLanc5 chromosome 19, klBraLanc5.hap2, whole genome shotgun sequence genome encodes:
- the LOC136425650 gene encoding uncharacterized protein has protein sequence MARILAASAVLLLLIGVTCAQSLKGCYTGDETTVSAEASSSDMTNEDCAADCGAKGHAYSATGEGQYCTCMSEAEMQTLTLAPSVKCDSPCTGDLAQKCGGADDNVTVWSTGQGTKRSLVEKLRRFLKEGHQMEESRR, from the exons ATGGCCCGTATCTTGGCTGCTTCTGCCGTTCTACTTCTACTGATCG GGGTGACCTGCGCCCAGTCCCTGAAAGGCTGTTACACGGGAGATGAGACCACCGTGTCCGCAGAAGCGAGCTCTTCCGACATGACTAACGAGGACTGCGCGGCAGACTGCGGAGCTAAGGGACACGCTTATTCAG CTACGGGTGAGGGACAGTACTGTACCTGTATGAGCGAGGCTGAGATGCAGACCCTGACTCTTGCGCCCTCTGTCAAGTGCGACTCGCCCTGCACCGGGGACCTCGCCCAGAAATGCGGAGGCGCCGACGACAACGTCACGGTGTGGAGCACCGGACAAG GTACCAAGCGCAGCCTGGTGGAGAAACTGCGGAGATTCTTGAAGGAAGGACACCAGATGGAAGAATCAAGACGATGA